The following coding sequences lie in one Jonesia denitrificans DSM 20603 genomic window:
- a CDS encoding DedA family protein, with the protein MSVLAVVPSPATFPAPIRAIVATVDASVPEYDGFIGWVLGLMDSLGEVGVGLAVLMETFVPPIPSEAVLPGAGFLAYDGRMNAWLAWLAATLGALVGAWMWYGIGAALGRARTRRFVDRIPLMDGEDFDKAEAFFAKWGGVAVFVGRCVPLVRSFVSIPAGIERMNFGLFTLYTVAGSALWNGIWLGLGFAFGPAIRPVLERWSGVLSTAVVVIMVGVVVWFLAGRLLRARKEPPSL; encoded by the coding sequence ATGAGCGTCCTTGCTGTTGTCCCCTCGCCCGCTACGTTCCCCGCACCTATTCGGGCCATTGTCGCCACGGTTGACGCCTCGGTCCCCGAGTATGACGGTTTCATCGGGTGGGTTCTTGGCCTCATGGATTCACTTGGTGAAGTTGGGGTGGGCTTGGCTGTGTTGATGGAGACATTCGTGCCTCCAATCCCGTCAGAGGCCGTTCTTCCTGGGGCTGGGTTTCTCGCCTACGACGGCAGAATGAACGCGTGGTTGGCTTGGCTTGCGGCGACGCTGGGCGCACTTGTTGGAGCATGGATGTGGTACGGAATCGGCGCGGCGTTGGGTCGGGCACGCACCCGCCGCTTTGTGGACCGTATTCCCTTAATGGACGGTGAGGACTTCGACAAAGCGGAGGCGTTTTTTGCCAAGTGGGGCGGGGTCGCGGTGTTCGTTGGCCGATGCGTGCCCTTGGTGCGTTCCTTTGTGTCCATCCCTGCGGGTATTGAACGGATGAACTTTGGGCTTTTCACGCTCTACACTGTGGCCGGTTCGGCCCTGTGGAACGGGATCTGGCTTGGGCTTGGGTTCGCGTTTGGACCGGCCATCCGCCCAGTCTTGGAACGGTGGAGTGGAGTGTTGTCCACTGCGGTCGTGGTCATCATGGTGGGTGTGGTGGTGTGGTTCCTTGCGGGACGCCTGCTGCGCGCCCGCAAGGAACCTCCCTCACTGTGA
- a CDS encoding methylated-DNA--[protein]-cysteine S-methyltransferase, with protein sequence MKGTVMDWTTCDTPVGPLLIVATHHGVARIAFITNDDATRELHRTAGMLTLSDYTVPDTDTWRQGAGYAHQAATELSEYFTGKRHTFDVPLDRRLSRGFRLAALTSISTIPYGTTQSYGEVASAINNPNAVRAVGGACATNPIPIIVPCHRVVRADRSLGGYLGGQGTANLSYKITLLDLEKADHNGSHLTLIDSTPVTSG encoded by the coding sequence ATGAAGGGCACAGTGATGGACTGGACAACATGCGACACACCAGTAGGACCACTCCTCATCGTAGCGACACACCACGGCGTGGCGCGCATCGCATTCATCACCAACGACGACGCCACCCGAGAACTGCACCGCACCGCAGGAATGCTCACCCTCAGTGACTACACCGTCCCTGACACTGACACGTGGCGGCAAGGAGCCGGTTACGCCCACCAAGCTGCCACTGAACTCAGCGAGTACTTCACCGGGAAGCGGCACACGTTCGATGTGCCCCTCGACCGCCGCCTATCCCGCGGTTTCCGCCTCGCTGCACTCACCTCAATCTCCACCATCCCCTACGGCACCACACAGTCTTACGGTGAGGTCGCATCAGCGATCAACAACCCCAACGCGGTGCGCGCAGTGGGCGGCGCATGCGCAACCAACCCGATCCCCATCATCGTTCCCTGCCACCGAGTCGTGCGCGCCGACCGAAGCTTAGGCGGCTACCTGGGTGGGCAAGGAACCGCGAACCTCAGCTATAAAATCACGCTGCTCGACCTGGAAAAAGCCGACCACAACGGCTCACACCTCACCCTCATTGACAGCACACCTGTGACCTCAGGGTGA
- a CDS encoding NADP-dependent oxidoreductase, translating to MKTWTYSAFGGPDNLELTHQDLPEPGPGTVRIKVRAAAVNPVDWKIMAGGLSDVLPVLFPATIGWDVAGVVDAVGYGVQEFAVGDEILADNMQDFVSRGSMAEYTIVPVRVAAKKPQALSFVEAASLPLAGQTALQGVDHLGLSKGDTLLIHNASGGVGRVAVQYAVHQGIRVIGSASESNHDALRAMGAEPVSYGDGLADAVRALAPDGVDGVYDAVGGVTDVSAALMATGASIISIADPSVIALGGTWLWVNPNSADTARLADLAAQGIITPHIDKIFSFDQVPAAYQHNMDGHTRGKVVVDVTA from the coding sequence ATGAAAACATGGACTTATTCCGCTTTTGGTGGACCTGACAACCTTGAACTCACTCACCAAGACCTTCCTGAACCAGGGCCGGGGACGGTCCGTATCAAAGTGCGTGCGGCTGCCGTGAACCCGGTGGACTGGAAAATCATGGCCGGAGGGCTTTCCGACGTTCTCCCAGTACTGTTCCCCGCCACGATCGGGTGGGACGTAGCCGGTGTGGTGGACGCTGTGGGGTATGGCGTCCAGGAGTTCGCGGTGGGTGATGAAATCCTCGCTGACAACATGCAAGACTTTGTGTCCCGTGGCTCCATGGCCGAATACACGATCGTGCCGGTTCGGGTAGCAGCGAAAAAACCGCAGGCGTTGAGTTTTGTTGAGGCTGCGTCATTGCCGCTGGCAGGGCAAACCGCCCTTCAAGGTGTTGACCACCTTGGGTTGTCTAAGGGGGACACCCTCCTCATCCACAACGCGTCAGGTGGGGTAGGTCGTGTTGCGGTTCAATACGCCGTCCACCAGGGTATTCGTGTCATTGGTTCAGCCTCTGAGTCGAACCATGACGCGTTGCGCGCCATGGGCGCTGAGCCTGTGTCCTACGGTGACGGGCTTGCTGATGCGGTCCGCGCGTTGGCGCCGGACGGCGTCGATGGGGTGTATGACGCAGTAGGAGGGGTCACCGACGTGTCAGCTGCCCTCATGGCAACAGGCGCATCAATCATCTCGATCGCAGACCCCAGCGTCATCGCGCTGGGCGGAACCTGGCTGTGGGTCAACCCGAACTCCGCTGACACGGCACGACTGGCGGACCTGGCAGCACAAGGCATCATCACCCCGCACATCGACAAGATCTTTTCCTTTGACCAAGTGCCAGCCGCCTACCAACACAACATGGACGGGCACACGCGCGGGAAAGTCGTAGTCGACGTCACAGCATAG
- a CDS encoding MFS transporter, producing MSNTAPTGLSREVRRARLAVSAFFFTNGLMIATLVPHFPGIKAELGLSNTLYGVAIAAIPTGAIIAGPFAGAVIRKLGSAGTGLLFTIIAACALVTVPLANHVGALMGIFLILGASDAITDVGQNAHGLRVQRAYGRSIINTFHAIWSIGAVTGGALAGASIALNIPRTTHIAVAATLVVITFLWAYTNRLPGNDTTATTTNHTPTEPQPATQQLTTHTALILLALVAIGITGALVEDTGSTWTALYLRESLGTTAATASLGYIALIGAQFIGRILGDRAVDAWGLRTVNRTGALLIVTGMTLALAIPSLTTAIIGFALAGYGSATLVPAAMQAADELPGLKPGTGLTIVSWLMRLGFLASPPIVGALADGFSLRVGLLVLPIAGAAAVVLAHVFPGKQPRTVTEVSP from the coding sequence ATGAGTAACACTGCCCCCACCGGGTTATCACGTGAGGTCCGCAGGGCGCGCCTCGCGGTCAGCGCCTTCTTCTTCACCAACGGGCTCATGATCGCCACCCTTGTCCCGCACTTCCCCGGCATCAAAGCCGAACTCGGACTGTCTAACACCCTCTACGGTGTGGCTATCGCCGCGATCCCCACCGGAGCGATCATCGCTGGCCCCTTCGCTGGGGCGGTCATCCGAAAACTCGGATCCGCAGGCACCGGACTACTCTTCACCATCATCGCCGCCTGCGCTCTCGTCACCGTCCCACTCGCCAACCACGTCGGGGCACTCATGGGTATCTTCCTCATCCTCGGTGCCAGCGACGCCATCACCGACGTCGGCCAAAACGCACACGGGTTACGCGTCCAACGCGCCTACGGCAGATCTATCATCAACACCTTCCACGCCATCTGGTCCATTGGCGCAGTCACCGGAGGCGCACTCGCCGGAGCGTCCATCGCCCTCAACATCCCACGCACCACCCACATCGCCGTCGCCGCAACCCTTGTTGTGATCACCTTCCTGTGGGCCTACACCAACAGGCTCCCAGGAAATGACACCACCGCCACCACCACAAACCACACCCCTACCGAACCACAACCCGCCACCCAACAACTCACCACCCACACCGCCCTCATCCTCCTCGCCCTCGTCGCGATTGGTATTACCGGCGCCCTCGTCGAAGACACCGGAAGCACCTGGACCGCCCTCTACCTCCGTGAATCCCTTGGCACCACAGCAGCGACCGCCTCACTCGGGTACATCGCACTCATCGGCGCACAATTCATCGGCCGCATCCTGGGAGACCGAGCAGTCGACGCATGGGGTTTGCGCACAGTCAACCGGACCGGAGCGCTCCTCATCGTCACCGGCATGACCCTCGCACTCGCTATCCCCAGCCTCACCACAGCCATCATCGGGTTCGCACTCGCAGGCTACGGGTCAGCAACACTTGTACCAGCCGCGATGCAAGCCGCCGACGAACTTCCCGGTCTCAAACCAGGAACAGGCCTCACCATCGTGTCGTGGCTGATGCGCCTCGGGTTCCTCGCGTCCCCACCTATCGTGGGAGCGCTCGCGGACGGCTTCAGTTTGCGTGTGGGGTTGCTGGTGTTGCCCATTGCGGGTGCTGCGGCGGTTGTCCTTGCCCACGTGTTCCCTGGAAAGCAACCGCGCACAGTGACTGAGGTGTCACCCTGA
- a CDS encoding DUF305 domain-containing protein, which translates to MAEMEHDKSKNDTSKDMQVQHTWAMYVRFGAMIVTGMVVMYFVMFVGSWEWDHVRFSESRLFMALTMGGTMGLIMLAWMLNMYRNTKANVMIVAASLVLLGGGAYLDRSQTTVQDEAFMNGMIPHHSLAITRSERAELTDVRVCDLAVEISEAQRREIFEMEWLIEDIAHNGAAATRQEADARPVPSYDEPAERHCPEATK; encoded by the coding sequence ATGGCTGAGATGGAACACGACAAGTCCAAGAATGACACCAGCAAGGACATGCAAGTCCAACACACGTGGGCCATGTATGTGCGTTTCGGGGCGATGATCGTCACTGGAATGGTTGTCATGTACTTCGTCATGTTTGTTGGCTCCTGGGAATGGGACCATGTGCGATTCAGCGAAAGCCGGTTGTTCATGGCGTTGACCATGGGAGGGACCATGGGGCTCATCATGCTCGCCTGGATGCTCAACATGTACCGGAACACGAAAGCAAATGTGATGATTGTTGCGGCAAGTCTTGTCCTGCTTGGTGGGGGCGCGTACTTAGATCGAAGTCAAACCACAGTTCAGGATGAGGCCTTCATGAACGGGATGATCCCTCACCATTCCTTAGCGATCACCCGTTCTGAACGCGCAGAACTCACCGATGTGCGTGTGTGTGATCTGGCCGTGGAGATCAGCGAAGCTCAACGCCGCGAAATCTTCGAAATGGAATGGCTGATCGAGGACATCGCTCACAACGGGGCGGCTGCCACTCGTCAAGAGGCCGACGCCCGACCAGTACCCTCTTATGACGAGCCGGCAGAACGCCACTGCCCTGAAGCCACAAAATAA
- a CDS encoding threonine/serine exporter ThrE family protein, whose product MVYVDGVFTDEAKYEPVELIRASRTVVRVGLMLLTAGSGSYRVKSAMAQVGAALGMTSVQAQVTVNEVTVTCHRGPIYRTEIAQTRTIGVNSQRIKHLQNYCELLTPLGEHAEQPVVDQRLADIEKELDRIESRGLLYSAWPNAFFAAVACAAFAFLNNGGPVVISAVFLAAGLGQLTRRAFLHKGFNQLAVTMMSAAVASGVYLALSNLLFSLGVVETLHDSGYVSAVLFLVPGFPLMSASLDLSRLDFSAGLSRLAYALLIMISAALSVWAVSATFGLEPTPTEPITLSVFALFAFRCLASAAGVWGFAMIFNSPWKIALWAAFIGMVANVVRLLLVDNGFVVQGAAFFAGLIVGVLANIIAPRIRVPRLTLSVPAVVIMVPGAAGYRAIHYLNSGDTLQALAYGVEAVFIVIAIAIGLTLARSVTDINWLRLGRETQ is encoded by the coding sequence ATGGTGTACGTGGATGGGGTATTTACAGACGAAGCCAAGTACGAACCCGTTGAACTGATCCGTGCATCGCGCACAGTCGTTCGTGTGGGTCTCATGCTCCTTACGGCCGGGAGCGGCAGCTACCGAGTAAAAAGCGCAATGGCCCAAGTGGGGGCCGCACTGGGGATGACCTCCGTGCAAGCACAAGTCACCGTCAACGAAGTGACGGTCACCTGCCACCGCGGGCCAATCTACCGCACCGAAATCGCGCAAACCCGAACCATCGGGGTGAACTCGCAACGCATCAAACACTTACAAAACTACTGCGAATTGCTGACCCCGCTCGGTGAGCACGCCGAACAACCTGTCGTTGACCAGCGGCTCGCTGACATCGAAAAGGAACTCGACCGCATCGAAAGTCGAGGCCTGCTGTACTCAGCATGGCCCAACGCGTTCTTCGCCGCGGTCGCCTGTGCAGCATTCGCGTTTCTCAACAACGGCGGCCCCGTCGTAATCAGCGCAGTGTTCCTCGCCGCTGGCCTCGGGCAACTCACCCGGCGCGCCTTCCTGCACAAAGGGTTCAACCAACTCGCAGTCACCATGATGTCCGCAGCTGTCGCATCCGGGGTGTACCTTGCCCTATCCAACCTGCTGTTTTCACTCGGTGTCGTCGAAACGCTCCACGACTCTGGGTACGTCTCAGCCGTGTTGTTCCTTGTGCCTGGATTCCCGCTCATGTCCGCGTCCCTGGACCTGTCCCGCCTCGACTTCTCCGCAGGACTTTCCCGGCTCGCCTACGCACTCCTCATCATGATCTCCGCAGCCCTGTCCGTGTGGGCTGTGTCCGCAACCTTCGGGCTTGAACCTACCCCCACTGAACCCATCACCCTGTCTGTCTTCGCGCTGTTCGCGTTCCGGTGCCTCGCATCAGCTGCCGGTGTGTGGGGGTTCGCCATGATCTTCAACTCACCATGGAAAATCGCACTGTGGGCGGCGTTCATTGGGATGGTTGCCAACGTTGTGCGACTCCTCCTTGTTGACAACGGTTTTGTGGTCCAAGGAGCCGCATTTTTCGCCGGACTGATCGTGGGGGTGCTCGCAAACATCATTGCCCCCCGCATCCGCGTACCGCGACTCACCCTGTCCGTCCCCGCCGTGGTCATCATGGTTCCAGGAGCCGCAGGGTACCGCGCTATTCACTACCTCAACTCAGGCGACACGCTCCAAGCGCTCGCCTATGGTGTGGAGGCCGTGTTCATCGTCATTGCCATCGCCATTGGTCTCACCCTCGCCCGGTCAGTCACTGACATCAACTGGTTGAGGCTCGGCCGCGAAACACAATAA